In Hwangdonia lutea, a single window of DNA contains:
- the rsmI gene encoding 16S rRNA (cytidine(1402)-2'-O)-methyltransferase: MSKLYIVPTPIGNLKDITFRAIDVLKESDLILAEDTRTSGKLLKHYEVLTPMQSHHMHNEHKTVESIIQKIKSGTTVALISDAGTPAISDPGFLLTRACIENNIEVDCLPGATAFVPALVNSGLPNDKFVFEGFLPVKKGRQTRLLLLAEETRTIIFYESPHKLVKTLGHFCEYFGEDRLVSVSRELTKLYEETIRGTAKEVLEYYTIKPPKGEIVIVVGGKK; this comes from the coding sequence ATGAGTAAACTTTACATCGTACCAACACCCATAGGTAACTTAAAAGACATCACCTTTCGAGCTATCGATGTTTTAAAAGAATCCGATTTAATTCTCGCCGAAGACACCCGAACCTCAGGGAAACTCTTAAAACATTACGAGGTTTTAACCCCAATGCAATCGCACCACATGCATAACGAGCACAAAACGGTAGAAAGCATTATTCAAAAAATAAAAAGCGGCACCACGGTAGCCTTAATTAGCGATGCCGGAACGCCGGCCATTTCAGACCCCGGATTTTTGTTAACCCGTGCTTGCATCGAAAATAATATTGAAGTAGATTGTTTGCCCGGAGCCACCGCCTTTGTACCGGCTTTGGTAAATTCAGGCTTGCCAAACGATAAGTTTGTCTTCGAAGGGTTTTTGCCCGTAAAAAAAGGACGGCAAACCCGATTGCTGCTTTTGGCCGAAGAAACCAGAACCATTATTTTTTACGAAAGTCCGCATAAACTGGTTAAAACACTTGGTCATTTTTGTGAGTATTTTGGCGAAGACAGACTCGTGTCCGTTTCGCGCGAATTAACTAAATTGTACGAAGAAACCATTCGCGGTACAGCAAAAGAAGTTTTAGAGTATTATACCATTAAGCCTCCAAAAGGTGAAATTGTTATTGTGGTTGGCGGGAAAAAATAA
- a CDS encoding alkaline phosphatase — translation MKYYKISAIVLIVFVFTVGFKPVEVEHKEIFKTPKNVILLIGDGMGLSQVSSSFYFGNENSSFERFKQIGFIKTSSESHLITDSAAGATAFSAGIKTYNGAIGVDKDALAVPLITHKAAEAKVVSGLISTSSITHATPASFFAYVERRSMQEDIAAQLPASEIDFFVGAGNDFFFKRKDNKDLSATFSKNGFIIDTVSLKKPQNFNLDNKYGYLLAPKHMPKMTEGRGDFLSQATQLGIEYLSKNDHGFFLMVEGSQIDWGGHANDSEYIVEEVKDFSKVIGEVLDFAEKDGNTLVVVTADHETGGYTLASENGNYNKIKGSFSTGGHSATLIPVFAYGPGAENFQGIYENNLIYHKIMQLTNWGK, via the coding sequence ATGAAATATTATAAAATATCGGCAATAGTGTTAATTGTATTTGTGTTTACAGTTGGCTTTAAGCCCGTAGAAGTTGAGCATAAGGAAATATTTAAAACACCTAAAAATGTTATATTGTTAATTGGAGATGGCATGGGGCTATCGCAAGTTTCAAGCAGTTTTTATTTTGGGAATGAAAACTCAAGTTTCGAGCGATTTAAACAAATAGGCTTTATAAAAACATCTTCCGAAAGTCATTTAATTACCGATTCGGCAGCTGGAGCAACAGCTTTTTCAGCTGGTATAAAAACCTATAATGGTGCGATAGGTGTAGATAAAGATGCTTTGGCGGTACCGTTAATAACCCATAAAGCTGCGGAAGCAAAAGTGGTATCGGGGCTAATAAGCACCTCTTCAATAACGCATGCAACACCTGCTTCTTTTTTCGCGTATGTTGAACGTAGAAGTATGCAAGAGGACATTGCGGCACAATTGCCAGCATCTGAAATAGATTTTTTTGTAGGGGCTGGGAATGATTTCTTTTTTAAAAGAAAAGACAATAAAGATTTAAGTGCTACTTTTTCTAAAAATGGATTTATAATCGATACTGTTTCCTTAAAAAAACCTCAAAATTTTAATTTAGACAATAAGTATGGTTATTTATTAGCGCCAAAACATATGCCAAAAATGACTGAAGGCCGTGGCGATTTTTTAAGTCAGGCCACGCAATTGGGTATCGAATATTTATCTAAAAACGACCATGGTTTTTTTCTTATGGTAGAAGGTTCTCAAATAGATTGGGGCGGACATGCCAATGACTCAGAATATATTGTTGAAGAAGTAAAGGATTTTAGCAAAGTTATTGGTGAAGTGCTTGATTTTGCAGAGAAGGATGGTAACACACTGGTTGTGGTAACGGCAGACCATGAAACGGGAGGTTATACACTTGCTTCTGAAAACGGGAATTACAATAAAATTAAAGGAAGCTTCTCAACAGGAGGCCATTCGGCAACCTTAATTCCTGTATTTGCTTACGGGCCAGGTGCGGAGAATTTTCAAGGTATTTATGAAAACAATCTTATTTATCATAAAATTATGCAGTTAACCAATTGGGGTAAGTAA
- a CDS encoding uracil-DNA glycosylase family protein gives MDILLCSIRQCTICKAHLPLGPRPVVSAHPDSKIVIVGQAPGTKVHKTGIPWDDPSGKQLRKWLDVTDEEFYDEKKFAIIPMGFCYPGKGKSGDLPPRPECAPQWHQPLFDELKNVELIILIGMYAQKYYLQKEAKKTLTETVRNYNEYLPKYLPLPHPSPRNRFWLAKNPWFDFEVLPELKERVKHILTAL, from the coding sequence ATGGATATTTTATTATGCAGCATACGGCAGTGCACCATTTGTAAAGCCCATTTACCATTGGGTCCGCGGCCAGTTGTATCGGCACATCCAGATTCTAAAATCGTAATTGTTGGTCAGGCACCGGGGACCAAAGTGCACAAAACAGGGATTCCGTGGGACGATCCAAGTGGCAAACAATTACGAAAATGGCTTGATGTTACTGACGAAGAATTTTATGATGAAAAAAAATTCGCCATTATCCCCATGGGATTTTGTTATCCGGGAAAGGGAAAATCAGGGGATTTGCCACCGCGACCAGAATGTGCCCCGCAATGGCACCAGCCCCTTTTTGATGAACTTAAAAATGTGGAGTTGATTATTTTAATTGGGATGTATGCCCAAAAATATTATTTGCAAAAAGAAGCAAAGAAAACATTAACCGAAACCGTTAGAAATTATAACGAGTATTTACCCAAATATTTGCCCTTGCCACATCCATCGCCGCGAAATCGGTTTTGGTTAGCTAAAAACCCCTGGTTTGATTTTGAGGTGTTGCCGGAGTTGAAGGAACGGGTAAAACACATATTGACAGCTTTGTAA
- the kbl gene encoding glycine C-acetyltransferase: MYGSIKDHLIEELQNIKDSGLFKEERIITTPQDAVIKISTGQEVINFCANNYLGLSNNKEVIQAAKDTLDTHGFGMSSVRFICGTQDIHKQLEAKIAEFFHCEDTILYAAAFDANGGAFEPLLTHEDAIISDALNHASIIDGVRLCKAARYRYANNDMEDLEAKLIEANKQNHRFKIIVTDGVFSMDGIVAELDKICDLADKYDALVMVDECHASGFIGKSGRGTIELKNVLGRVDIITGTLGKALGGAMGGFTTGKKEIIEMLRQRSRPYLFSNSLAPTIVGASLKVFEILERDTSLRDKLEENTNYFRSQMEAAGFDLVGAGAAIVPVMLYDAKLSQVMANQLLEEGIYVIGFFYPVVPQNKARIRVQLSAAHTKEHLDKAVQAFTKVGKNLGVIS; this comes from the coding sequence ATGTACGGAAGCATTAAGGATCATTTAATAGAAGAATTACAAAATATAAAGGACTCGGGTTTATTTAAAGAAGAGCGTATTATAACTACGCCTCAAGATGCTGTTATAAAGATTTCAACAGGACAGGAGGTTATTAACTTTTGTGCTAACAACTACTTGGGTTTATCCAACAACAAAGAAGTGATTCAGGCGGCTAAAGACACTTTGGATACCCACGGTTTTGGAATGTCGTCCGTACGCTTTATATGCGGCACCCAAGATATACACAAGCAGTTAGAAGCGAAAATAGCTGAGTTTTTCCATTGTGAAGATACCATTCTTTATGCTGCTGCTTTTGATGCGAACGGTGGTGCTTTTGAGCCTTTGTTAACGCATGAAGATGCCATTATTTCAGATGCTTTAAATCACGCTTCAATCATTGATGGTGTTCGTTTGTGTAAAGCTGCTCGATACAGATATGCCAATAACGATATGGAAGATTTGGAGGCCAAATTAATTGAAGCCAATAAACAAAACCATCGTTTTAAAATAATTGTTACCGATGGTGTGTTTTCCATGGATGGGATTGTTGCCGAGTTAGATAAGATTTGTGATTTAGCCGATAAATACGATGCTTTGGTAATGGTAGACGAATGTCATGCTTCTGGTTTTATTGGTAAATCAGGACGCGGTACCATAGAGTTAAAAAATGTCCTGGGTAGAGTAGATATTATTACGGGTACTCTAGGAAAAGCATTAGGTGGCGCCATGGGTGGTTTTACCACGGGCAAAAAGGAAATTATTGAAATGCTACGTCAAAGGTCAAGGCCTTATCTGTTTTCAAATTCATTGGCACCCACCATCGTTGGCGCTTCATTGAAGGTATTTGAAATTTTAGAAAGAGATACTTCGCTACGTGATAAGTTAGAAGAAAACACAAATTATTTTAGAAGCCAAATGGAGGCTGCAGGTTTCGATTTGGTAGGCGCTGGTGCCGCCATTGTTCCTGTAATGCTGTACGATGCAAAGCTTTCTCAAGTTATGGCCAATCAATTATTGGAAGAAGGCATCTATGTTATTGGGTTTTTCTACCCCGTAGTGCCTCAAAACAAAGCAAGAATACGAGTGCAATTATCGGCTGCACATACAAAGGAACACTTAGATAAAGCTGTTCAGGCATTTACAAAAGTGGGTAAAAACCTTGGTGTAATCAGTTAA
- a CDS encoding NAD-dependent epimerase/dehydratase family protein — MKTERILITGASGQLGTVLTKALQEKYGIDSVIASDLRENPNFEGHFEVLDVTNYDALQDCVIKYKITQVYHLAAILSANGEQFPLKTWDINMSTLFNVLEVSRLHGVNKLFYPSSIAVFGDEVECINTPQTSNLTPLTVYGMSKAAGENWVNYYHKKYGMDIRSLRYPGVIGYQSLPGGGTTDYAVDIYHKAVKEECFDCFLEATTMLPMIFMDDAIRATIELMDAPAENIKIRTSYNLAGMSFTAEQVCQSIKDIYPNFEINYKPDFRQDIAKSWPDSVDDSAAREDWGWKPKYDLSLITKEMIENIKTYYQLTTKI, encoded by the coding sequence ATGAAAACAGAGCGAATTTTAATTACGGGTGCGAGCGGCCAATTAGGCACGGTGCTTACAAAAGCTTTACAAGAAAAATATGGTATTGATTCTGTAATTGCTTCAGATTTAAGAGAGAACCCAAATTTCGAAGGCCATTTCGAGGTTTTGGATGTAACCAATTATGATGCCCTTCAAGACTGTGTGATAAAATATAAAATAACCCAAGTTTATCATTTAGCGGCTATTTTATCTGCCAACGGCGAACAGTTCCCTCTTAAAACATGGGATATCAATATGAGTACTTTGTTCAACGTTTTAGAGGTATCGCGGTTACATGGTGTTAACAAATTATTTTACCCTAGCTCTATTGCAGTTTTTGGCGATGAGGTTGAATGTATTAACACGCCACAAACATCAAATCTAACCCCTTTAACAGTGTATGGAATGAGTAAAGCCGCTGGCGAAAACTGGGTGAATTATTACCACAAAAAGTATGGCATGGACATACGCTCATTAAGATACCCAGGGGTAATTGGCTACCAGTCGCTGCCAGGGGGCGGCACCACAGATTATGCCGTAGACATTTACCACAAAGCTGTTAAAGAAGAGTGTTTTGATTGCTTTTTGGAGGCCACAACCATGTTGCCCATGATTTTTATGGACGATGCCATTAGAGCAACAATTGAACTCATGGACGCACCTGCCGAAAACATAAAGATAAGAACTTCGTATAACCTCGCGGGTATGAGCTTTACAGCGGAACAGGTATGCCAATCGATTAAAGACATTTATCCGAATTTTGAGATAAACTACAAACCAGATTTCAGACAGGATATAGCAAAATCATGGCCAGATAGTGTTGATGATTCTGCTGCTAGGGAAGATTGGGGCTGGAAACCAAAATATGACTTATCTTTAATAACCAAGGAAATGATAGAAAACATAAAAACGTATTACCAATTAACAACTAAAATATAA
- a CDS encoding Lrp/AsnC family transcriptional regulator, with amino-acid sequence MEKLDDIDLKILRILQKNSKKTTKEIAQMLNLTASPVYERIRRLENKGYIKKYVALLDKIQLNRPITAVCMVSLRYHNEGFIEKFESQIKELKEVQECYHMAGKVDFFLKINLQSLDAYHEFVRLKLSKIENIGVLESYFVLKEIYSTTEFFI; translated from the coding sequence ATGGAAAAACTAGATGATATAGATCTTAAAATTTTAAGAATCCTTCAAAAGAATTCTAAAAAAACAACCAAGGAAATTGCTCAAATGCTGAACTTAACAGCCTCTCCGGTGTATGAGCGAATAAGGCGTTTGGAAAACAAAGGTTACATAAAAAAATACGTAGCCCTACTTGATAAAATTCAATTAAACCGTCCTATAACAGCCGTTTGCATGGTGTCGTTACGGTACCATAACGAGGGTTTTATTGAAAAATTTGAAAGCCAAATTAAGGAGCTCAAAGAAGTCCAGGAATGTTATCACATGGCCGGAAAAGTAGATTTTTTTCTAAAAATAAACCTTCAAAGCTTAGACGCTTATCATGAGTTTGTGAGGCTTAAATTATCCAAAATTGAAAACATTGGTGTTCTTGAAAGCTATTTTGTTTTAAAAGAAATCTATTCTACTACCGAATTTTTTATATAA